In Pleurocapsa sp. PCC 7319, the following are encoded in one genomic region:
- the nuoH gene encoding NADH-quinone oxidoreductase subunit NuoH — MNSGIDLQGSFIQTLQDFGLSIGLAKAIWLPLPMLLMIIGATVGVLVVVWLERKISAAAQQRIGPEYAGPLGVLQPVADGIKLVFKEDVIPAKADPWLFTMGPVLVVVPVFLSYLIVPFGQNLVITDLNVGIFIWISLSSIAPIGLLMAGYASNNKYSLLGGLRAAAQSISYEVPLALAVLAIVMMSNSLSTIDIVEQQSGYGILGWNIWRQPVGFIIFWIAALAECERLPFDLPEAEEELVAGYQTEYAGMKFALFYLGSYVNLVLSALVFAILYLGGWEFFIPLDRLADWLGVAETTPWLQVLTASLGIIMTLIKAYFLVFIAILLRWTVPRVRIDQLLDLGWKFLLPVSLANLLITAALKLSFPIAFGG, encoded by the coding sequence ATGAACTCAGGAATCGATTTACAAGGAAGTTTTATCCAAACTCTTCAAGACTTTGGACTTTCCATTGGTCTGGCCAAAGCTATTTGGCTACCGTTGCCCATGCTGTTGATGATTATTGGTGCAACGGTGGGAGTTTTGGTAGTTGTTTGGCTAGAAAGAAAAATCTCTGCCGCCGCCCAACAGCGTATCGGACCCGAATATGCAGGTCCATTGGGCGTATTACAACCAGTTGCCGATGGCATCAAGTTGGTTTTTAAAGAAGATGTAATCCCAGCCAAAGCAGATCCTTGGCTGTTTACCATGGGTCCTGTGTTAGTTGTTGTTCCTGTATTTTTGTCCTATCTCATCGTTCCTTTTGGACAAAACTTGGTGATTACAGACCTAAACGTTGGTATTTTTATCTGGATTTCCCTATCTAGCATCGCTCCCATAGGCTTGTTGATGGCTGGTTACGCATCTAACAATAAGTACTCTTTATTAGGGGGATTGAGAGCTGCCGCCCAGTCTATTAGTTATGAAGTTCCCTTGGCATTGGCAGTACTGGCGATCGTGATGATGTCCAACAGCCTCAGCACAATTGATATTGTGGAACAACAGTCTGGTTACGGTATCTTAGGTTGGAATATCTGGAGACAACCCGTAGGTTTTATTATTTTTTGGATCGCCGCCTTGGCTGAGTGCGAACGACTACCTTTTGATTTACCAGAAGCAGAAGAAGAATTAGTTGCTGGTTATCAAACTGAATATGCAGGCATGAAATTTGCCCTCTTCTATTTAGGGTCTTACGTTAACTTAGTGTTATCTGCACTAGTTTTTGCCATCCTATATTTAGGTGGTTGGGAATTTTTTATTCCTTTAGATCGTCTGGCAGATTGGCTCGGTGTTGCTGAGACTACTCCCTGGTTACAAGTGTTAACCGCATCTTTAGGCATTATCATGACCCTGATTAAAGCTTACTTCTTAGTCTTTATTGCTATTTTGTTGCGTTGGACAGTACCCAGAGTCCGCATTGACCAACTGTTAGATTTAGGTTGGAAATTTTTATTACCAGTTTCTCTTGCTAATCTTTTGATTACTGCTGCACTAAAACTGTCATTTCCGATAGCA